From Toxorhynchites rutilus septentrionalis strain SRP chromosome 2, ASM2978413v1, whole genome shotgun sequence, a single genomic window includes:
- the LOC129767514 gene encoding zinc finger protein 184-like, which yields MCLHPNMASSGDKDGFLANVTILQYSLENDTTTESSKKTGVGPSANTKLVDKSVAQTGTVVKKETEEPSEPSALKRPIEFKRMRKPKPSTLGMARNHRCTFAGCDKSYTQASHLKAHEILHGGSFPFRCLWEDCDRSFARSFELSRHRRQHTGEKKFMCHLCGQAFMRSDYLSMHVKRHNNACKHHYQQQEHLEAHEENHSGGIICEKESQPEECEQEEPTGSNSKFLMQNENVELVYEEHDEYKEPSNSQRNTESCHESDSEQSYTEEHIHNVTDDHIQFMDRESENQEHSEDPRHLIQVFDADIHLEKNLIVLEEDPDVNLQICMNEDQPKETTYTKVRKFTCPWEGCGRTYTKSSHVTGHMRVHTGELPFVCSWDGCNSRFARSESLTRHYRKHSGERNFLCPECAASFRRSDHLRGHMKRHNITKYIIDKVVKTPDKSKPPSSKLSAFNHASKPRRWRKPKAPTVGMARNHRCTFAGCDKSYTQASHLKAHEILHGNTFPFRCPWEDCDRSFARSFELSRHRRQHMGEKKFMCHLCGQAFMRSDYLSMHVKRHHFGAHQNHS from the exons ATGTGTTTACATCCAAATATGGCATCCAGTGGCGACAAAGATGGTTTTCTAGCGAATGTTACGATTTTGCAATATTCACTTGAAAACGATACGACAACTGAGAGTTCGAAAAAGACGGGCGTTGGTCCCAGTGCGAACACAAAATTGGTTGATAAATCAGTTGCACAAACAGGCACTGTTGTAAAAAAAGAAACAGAAGAGCCATCGGAGCCGTCTGCTTTGAAACGCCCTATCGAATTCAAAAGAATGCGTAAACCAAAGCCGTCAACATTAGGTATGGCTCGAAATCATCGTTGTACCTTTGCCGGCTGTGATAAAAGCTACACACAAGCTAGCCATTTGAAGGCGCACGAGATTCTACACGGAGGTTCGTTTCCTTTCCGGTGTCTCTGGGAGGATTGTGATCGATCGTTTGCCCGTTCGTTTGAATTGTCTCGACACAGACGACAACATACGGGAGAGAAAAAATTCATGTGCCATCTCTGCGGACAGGCATTCATGAGAAGCGATTATCTGTCGATGCACGTGAAACGACACAACAACGCATGTAAGCATCACTATCAGCAGCAAGAGCATTTAGAGGCGCACGAGGAAAATCATTCCGGCGGAATAATCTGCGAGAAGGAGTCTCAGCCGGAGGAATGCGAACAGGAAGAGCCGACTGGGAGCAATTCAAAGTTTTTGATGCAGAATGAAAATGTTGAATTGGTTTATGAAGAACACGATGAATATAAAGAACCATCAAATTCGCAGAGAAATACTGAAAGCTGCCATGAAAGTGATTCCGAACAAAGTTATACGGAGGAACATATACATAATGTGACGGACGACCATATCCAATTTATGGATAGAGAATCAGAAAATCAAGAGCACTCGGAAGATCCACGTCATTTGATTCAGGTTTTTGATGCAGACATTCACTTAGAGAAGAATCTCATAGTTCTGGAAGAGGATCCAGATGTTAATCTCCAAATATGTATGAATGAGGACCAACCTAAGGAAACAACGTACACCAAAGTACGTAAATTCACCTGTCCATGGGAAGGTTGCGGACGAACTTACACGAAATCGTCGCATGTTACAGGTCACATGCGAGTGCATACCGGTGAACTACCCTTCGTGTGCAGTTGGGACGGTTGCAATAGTCGTTTTGCACGATCGGAATCTTTAACGCGACATTATCGAAAGCATTCGGGAGAACGTAATTTTCTCTGCCCGGAGTGTGCTGCAAGCTTTCGGAGAAGCGACCATCTGCGTGGTCATATGAAGCGACACAACATTACCAAGTATATAATAGACAAAGTAGTCAAAACTCCGGATAAATCGAAACCGCCATCTTCGAAACTGTCCGCCTTCAATCATGCCAGCAAACCCAGAAGATGGCGGAAACCAAAGGCGCCAACAGTGGGAATGGCTCGAAATCATCGCTGCACCTTCGCTGGGTGTGATAAAAGTTACACACAAGCTAGCCACTTGAAAGCACACGAGATTCTACACGGAAATACATTTCCCTTCCGATGTCCCTGGGAGGATTGTGATCGATCATTTGCTCGTTCATTTGAATTATCTCGACACAGACGACAACATATGGGAGAGAAAAAATTCATGTGCCATCTCTGCGGGCAGGCATTCATGAGGAGCGATTATCTGTCGATGCACGTGAAACGGCATCACTTCGGAGCG CATCAGAATCATTCCTAA
- the LOC129767512 gene encoding zinc finger protein 493-like: MASGRDKDGFPANVTILQYLLENDTTAGSCKKSGVGSSVNTKLVDKSVEQTGTVEKKETELRVYECATNGCQKHYLQLEHLKAHEKIHSGDLVCKWESQPDKSEQEEPTGSGLKFLLQNESVELVYGEPDETKETSDLKRDAESCHGNDFEQDYTEEQTNNVTCDHHNRTTNHKFVIETVAESPTKLKSPPSELSALKRPIEFKRMRKSKPSTLGMARNHRCTFAGCDKSYTQASHLKAHEILHGGTFPFRCPWEDCDRSFARSFELSRHRRQHMGEKKFVCHLCGQAFMRSDYLSMHVKRHNNAWSHEENHSGELICEGESQKEECEQEEPTGSGLKFLLLNENVELVHEEHDEYKETSNSERNTESCHESDSEQSYTEEQISNVTDDHIQFIDEESENQEQSEDPRHLIQVFDADIHLEKNLIVLEEDPDVYLQICMNEDQPMKTTSTKVRKFPCPWEGCGRTYTKSSHVTAHMRVHTGELPFVCSWDGCNSRFARSESLTRHYRKHSGERNFLCPECAASFGRSDHLRGHMKRHNITKFVIDKVVKTPDKSKPSSSKLSAFNHASKPRRWRKPKAPTVGMARNHRCTFAGCDKSYTQASHLKAHEILHGNTFPFRCPWEDCDRSFARSFELSRHRRQHMGEKKFVCHICAQAFMRSDHLSMHVKRHNFGAHQDDF, from the exons ATGGCATCCGGCAGAGACAAAGATGGTTTTCCAGCAAATGTTACGATTTTGCAATATTTACTTGAAAACGATACTACAGCAGGGAGCTGCAAAAAGTCGGGCGTTGGTTCTAGTGTGAACACAAAATTGGTTGATAAATCAGTTGAACAAACAGGCactgttgaaaaaaaagaaacagagTTGAGAGTTTATGAATGTGCAACCAACGGATGCCAGAAGCACTATCTACAACTAGAGCATTTGAAGGCACACGAGAAAATTCATTCCGGCGATTTGGTCTGCAAGTGGGAATCGCAGCCGGATAAAAGCGAACAGGAAGAGCCGACTGGGAGTGGTTTAAAATTTTTGCTGCAAAATGAAAGTGTTGAATTGGTTTATGGAGAACCCGATGAGACTAAAGAAACATCAGATTTGAAGAGGGACGCTGAAAGCTGTCATGGAAATGATTTCGAACAGGATTATACGGAGGAACAAACAAATAATGTGACTTGCGACCATCACAATCGGACGACCAATCACAAGTTTGTAATAGAGACAGTTGCCGAGAGTCCAACGAAATTGAAATCACCGCCATCGGAACTGTCTGCTTTGAAACGCCCTATCGAATTCAAAAGAATGCGTAAATCAAAGCCGTCAACATTGGGGATGGCTCGAAATCATCGTTGTACCTTTGCCGGCTGTGATAAAAGCTACACACAAGCTAGCCATTTGAAGGCGCACGAGATTCTACACGGAGGTACGTTTCCATTCCGATGTCCCTGGGAGGATTGTGATCGATCGTTTGCTCGTTCGTTTGAATTGTCTCGACACAGACGACAACATATGGGAGAGAAAAAATTCGTGTGCCATCTCTGCGGGCAGGCATTCATGAGAAGCGATTATCTGTCGATGCACGTGAAACGGCACAACAACGCATGGTCGCACGAGGAAAATCACTCCGGCGAATTGATCTGCGAGGGGGAGTCTCAGAAGGAGGAATGCGAACAGGAAGAGCCGACTGGGAGCGGTTTAAAGTTTTTGCTACTGAATGAAAATGTTGAATTGGTTCATGAAGAACACGACGAATATAAAGAAACATCAAATTCGGAGAGAAATACTGAAAGCTGCCATGAAAGTGATTCCGAACAAAGTTATACGGAGGAACAAATAAGTAATGTGACGGACGACCATATCCAATTTATTGATGAAGAATCAGAAAATCAAGAGCAATCGGAAGATCCACGACATTTGATTCAGGTTTTCGATGCAGACATTCACTTAGAAAAGAATCTCATAGTTTTGGAAGAGGATCCAGATGTTTATCTCCAAATATGTATGAACGAGGACCAACCTATGAAAACAACGTCCACCAAAGTACGTAAATTCCCCTGTCCATGGGAAGGTTGCGGACGAACTTACACGAAATCGTCGCATGTTACAGCTCACATGCGAGTGCATACCGGTGAACTACCCTTCGTGTGCAGTTGGGACGGTTGCAATAGTCGTTTTGCACGATCGGAATCTTTAACGCGACATTATCGAAAGCATTCGGGAGAACGTAATTTTCTCTGCCCGGAGTGTGCGGCAAGCTTTGGGAGAAGCGACCATCTGCGTGGTCATATGAAACGACACAATATTACCAAGTTTGTAATAGACAAAGTAGTCAAAACTCCGGATAAATCGAAACCGTCATCTTCGAAACTATCCGCCTTCAATCATGCCAGCAAACCCAGAAGATGGCGGAAACCAAAGGCGCCAACAGTGGGAATGGCTCGAAATCATCGCTGCACCTTTGCAGGCTGTGATAAAAGTTACACACAAGCTAGCCACTTGAAAGCACACGAGATTCTACACGGAAATACATTTCCCTTCCGATGTCCCTGGGAGGATTGTGATCGATCATTTGCTCGTTCATTTGAATTATCTCGACACAGACGACAACATATGGGGGAGAAAAAATTCGTCTGTCACATATGTGCACAGGCATTCATGAGGAGCGATCATCTGTCGATGCACGTGAAACGGCATAACTTCGGAGCG CATCAGGATGATTTCTAA